One window of the Streptomyces sp. NBC_00259 genome contains the following:
- a CDS encoding DUF4193 domain-containing protein, producing MATDYDTPRKTDDDIDSDSLEELKARRNDKTTSTVDVDEFEAAEGLELPGADLSNEELAVRVLPKQADEFTCMSCFLVHHRSQLAREKNGQPICRDCD from the coding sequence ATGGCTACGGATTACGACACCCCACGCAAGACCGACGACGACATCGATTCCGACAGCCTCGAAGAGCTGAAGGCCAGGCGGAACGACAAGACGACCTCCACGGTCGACGTCGACGAGTTCGAGGCCGCAGAAGGCCTCGAGCTGCCGGGAGCCGACCTCTCGAACGAGGAGCTCGCGGTCCGGGTACTTCCCAAGCAGGCCGACGAGTTCACCTGCATGAGCTGCTTCCTGGTGCACCACCGCAGCCAGCTGGCCCGCGAGAAGAACGGTCAGCCGATCTGCCGCGACTGCGACTGA
- a CDS encoding DUF3093 domain-containing protein, with amino-acid sequence MQPSATPAGSPVAPRYDERLTAPRSWWLITVMVALSGGLVLLPLGPVPMLGGLIAAGALAAAAVSSYGSARIRVVADSLVAGDARIPVSALGEAEVLDAEEARAWRSYKADPRAFMLLRSYVPTAVRVPVTDPQDPTPYVYVSTRDPRGLVAALDAVRTD; translated from the coding sequence ATGCAGCCCTCCGCCACACCCGCCGGCTCCCCTGTCGCACCCCGTTACGACGAGCGCCTGACCGCCCCCCGCTCCTGGTGGCTGATCACCGTCATGGTGGCGCTCTCGGGCGGGCTCGTGCTGCTTCCGCTGGGTCCGGTGCCGATGCTGGGCGGGCTGATCGCGGCGGGCGCGCTGGCTGCGGCGGCGGTGAGTTCGTACGGCTCCGCCCGGATCCGGGTGGTGGCGGACTCGCTGGTCGCGGGCGACGCCCGGATTCCCGTGTCGGCGCTCGGCGAGGCCGAGGTGCTGGACGCGGAGGAGGCTCGTGCCTGGCGTTCGTACAAGGCGGATCCGCGTGCCTTCATGCTGCTGCGCAGCTATGTGCCGACGGCGGTGCGGGTGCCCGTCACGGACCCGCAGGACCCGACTCCCTACGTGTACGTCTCGACCCGGGATCCGCGGGGCCTGGTGGCCGCTCTGGACGCTGTACGGACCGACTGA
- a CDS encoding PaaI family thioesterase — MAPVRHPDAPAPGELLGAHYEYCFGCGGGQPHGLHLEARAGEGVSLTAEFTVAPAHQGAPGLAHGGVLTTALDETLGSLNWLLRVIAVTGRLETDFVRPVPVDTVLFLEAEVTAVSGRKIYSRATGRIGGPDGPVAVRAEALFIEVKVDHFIDNGRPEEIQAAMADPDQVRRTRAFEVNP, encoded by the coding sequence ATAGCGCCGGTACGGCACCCCGACGCGCCCGCTCCCGGTGAGCTTCTCGGCGCGCACTACGAGTACTGCTTCGGCTGCGGCGGCGGGCAGCCCCACGGGCTGCACCTGGAGGCGCGGGCCGGCGAGGGTGTCAGTCTCACCGCCGAGTTCACCGTGGCCCCCGCCCATCAGGGCGCGCCCGGTCTCGCCCACGGCGGCGTCCTGACCACCGCGCTCGACGAGACGCTCGGCTCGCTGAACTGGCTGCTGCGGGTGATCGCGGTGACCGGACGGCTGGAGACCGACTTCGTGCGTCCCGTACCCGTGGACACGGTGCTGTTCCTGGAGGCCGAGGTCACCGCGGTCAGCGGCCGCAAGATCTACTCCCGGGCCACCGGCCGGATCGGCGGCCCCGACGGGCCCGTGGCCGTCCGCGCCGAGGCCCTCTTCATCGAAGTCAAGGTCGACCACTTCATCGACAACGGCCGCCCGGAGGAGATCCAGGCGGCGATGGCCGACCCCGACCAGGTCAGGCGCACCCGCGCCTTCGAGGTGAACCCCTGA
- the dut gene encoding dUTP diphosphatase: protein MRDPVDVLIRRVDPEVPIPQYGHPGDAGVDLVTTQAAELAPGERAVLPTGVSVALPDGYAAFVHPRSGLAARCGLALVNAPGTVDAGYRGEIKVIVVNLDPRESVRFERFDRIAQLVVQQVEKVRFHEVAELPGSARAEGGFGSTGGHAAVDGSGGSQGGNRYASVVSDREGQ from the coding sequence ATGCGCGATCCCGTCGACGTACTGATCCGGCGCGTGGACCCGGAGGTACCGATTCCGCAATACGGACACCCGGGCGATGCCGGTGTCGATCTGGTGACCACCCAGGCCGCCGAGCTCGCACCCGGCGAACGCGCGGTTCTGCCCACGGGAGTGTCTGTCGCGCTCCCGGACGGGTACGCGGCCTTCGTGCATCCGCGTTCGGGGCTGGCGGCCCGGTGCGGCCTGGCCCTCGTGAATGCCCCAGGGACGGTGGATGCCGGGTACCGTGGGGAGATCAAGGTGATCGTGGTCAATCTGGACCCGCGTGAGAGCGTGCGGTTCGAGCGGTTCGACCGGATCGCCCAACTGGTCGTCCAGCAGGTCGAGAAGGTGCGCTTCCACGAGGTGGCGGAGCTTCCCGGCTCGGCGCGGGCCGAGGGGGGCTTCGGGTCCACCGGCGGTCACGCCGCCGTTGACGGCTCGGGCGGCTCACAGGGTGGGAATCGATACGCTTCGGTCGTATCCGACCGGGAAGGACAGTGA
- a CDS encoding DUF3710 domain-containing protein encodes MFGRRKKSGAAEDVAGEAEQVVDELDTDEAAEQDAPRRVNLPPEPRPDGPWDVSEVSKPEEGRVDLGGLFVPGVEGMELRVEVAGDAIVAATVVLRDSAVQLQGFAAPKKEGIWGEVREEIASGITQQGGIIDEVEGPLGWELRAQVPVQLPDGTGGVQLVRFVGVDGPRWFLRGVISGQGAVQPQAAGLLEQIFRDTVVVRGEGPMAPRDPIVLKLPNDAQMVPEGVQQEDQETSRFSGGMGQLQRGPEITEVR; translated from the coding sequence GTGTTCGGACGTCGCAAGAAGAGCGGTGCCGCCGAGGATGTGGCGGGCGAGGCCGAGCAGGTCGTCGACGAGCTCGACACGGACGAGGCGGCGGAGCAGGACGCGCCGCGCCGGGTGAACCTTCCGCCCGAGCCCCGGCCCGACGGGCCCTGGGACGTCTCCGAGGTCTCCAAGCCCGAAGAGGGCCGTGTGGACCTGGGTGGTCTCTTCGTGCCCGGTGTCGAGGGCATGGAGCTGCGCGTGGAGGTCGCGGGCGACGCGATCGTGGCGGCGACGGTCGTGCTGCGGGACAGCGCGGTCCAGCTGCAAGGGTTCGCCGCGCCCAAGAAGGAGGGCATCTGGGGCGAGGTCCGCGAGGAGATCGCCTCCGGCATCACCCAGCAGGGCGGCATCATCGACGAGGTCGAGGGTCCCCTCGGCTGGGAGCTGCGGGCCCAGGTCCCCGTCCAGCTGCCCGACGGCACCGGTGGCGTACAGCTGGTGCGCTTCGTCGGCGTCGACGGGCCGCGCTGGTTCCTGCGCGGAGTGATCTCCGGGCAGGGTGCGGTGCAGCCGCAGGCCGCCGGCCTGCTGGAGCAGATCTTCCGGGACACGGTCGTGGTCCGCGGCGAGGGCCCGATGGCGCCCCGCGACCCGATCGTCCTGAAGCTGCCGAATGATGCGCAGATGGTGCCCGAGGGCGTCCAGCAGGAGGACCAGGAGACGTCCCGTTTCTCCGGCGGCATGGGACAACTGCAGCGCGGCCCGGAGATCACCGAGGTGCGCTGA
- a CDS encoding sensor histidine kinase, with amino-acid sequence MGRGKLRIYLGAAPGVGKTYAMLSEAHRRIERGTDCVVGFVEHHNRPRTEVMLHGLEQVPRREIEYRDTVFTEMDVDAVLERRPAVALVDEMAHTNVPGSRNAKRWQDVEELLAAGIDVVSTVNIQHLESLGDVVESITGVRQRETVPDEVVRRADQIELVDMSPQALRRRMAHGNIYKSDKVDAALSNYFRPGNLTALRELALLWVADRVDEYLQQYRGEHNIRSTWQARERIVVGLTGGPEGRTLIRRAARLAEKGAGGEVLAVYIARSDGLTAASPKELAVQRTLVEDLGGTFHHVIGDDVPSALLEFARGVNATQIVLGSSRRKTWQYVFGPGVGATVARESGPDLDVHIVTHEAVAKGRGLPVARGARLGRSRIIWGWLVGVAGPVLLALLLTHADADLGLANDMLLFLALTVAAALLGGLLPALASAAVGSLLLNYYFTPPLHRFTIADPKNIVAIVVFVAVAVSVASVVDLAARRTHQAARLRAESEILSFLAGSVLRGETSLEALLERVRETFGMESVALLERESDVEPWTCAGSVGPSPARRPEDAEVDMPVGDDMALALSGRVLPAEDRRVLGAFAAQAAVVLDRQRLVGAAEEARKLAEGNKIRTALLAAVSHDLRTPLAGIKAAVSSLRSDDVQWSEDDQAELLEGIEAGADRLDHLVGNLLDMSRLQTGTVTALIRDIDLDEVVPMALVGVPEGSVELEIPETLPMVRVDKGLLERAVANIVENAVKYSPDATPVVVSASALGNRVEVRVVDRGRGVPDDAKERIFEPFQRYGDAPRGSGVGLGLAVARGFTEAMDGTLSAEDTPGGGLTMVLTLRAESGTAPVSSELPAQVIG; translated from the coding sequence ATGGGACGCGGCAAGCTACGGATCTACCTGGGAGCGGCGCCGGGCGTCGGCAAGACGTACGCGATGCTCTCCGAGGCACACCGTCGCATCGAGCGGGGCACGGACTGCGTCGTGGGCTTCGTCGAGCATCACAACCGGCCGCGTACCGAGGTCATGCTGCACGGGCTGGAGCAGGTCCCGCGCCGTGAGATCGAGTACCGGGACACGGTGTTCACGGAGATGGACGTGGACGCGGTCCTGGAGCGGCGTCCGGCGGTCGCCCTGGTGGACGAGATGGCCCACACGAACGTGCCGGGTTCGCGCAACGCGAAGCGGTGGCAGGACGTCGAGGAGCTGCTCGCGGCCGGCATCGATGTCGTCTCGACGGTGAACATCCAGCATCTGGAGTCGCTGGGTGACGTGGTCGAGTCGATAACCGGGGTGCGGCAGCGGGAGACGGTGCCGGACGAGGTCGTGCGCCGTGCGGATCAGATCGAGTTGGTCGACATGTCGCCGCAGGCGCTGCGGCGGCGGATGGCGCACGGCAACATCTACAAGTCGGACAAGGTCGATGCGGCGTTGTCCAACTACTTCCGGCCGGGGAACCTGACCGCGTTGCGGGAACTGGCCCTGCTGTGGGTCGCCGACCGCGTGGATGAGTACCTCCAGCAGTACCGGGGCGAACACAACATCCGCTCGACCTGGCAGGCCCGGGAGCGGATCGTGGTCGGTCTGACCGGTGGTCCCGAGGGGCGTACGCTCATCCGCCGTGCCGCGCGGCTGGCGGAGAAGGGCGCGGGCGGTGAAGTGCTGGCCGTCTACATCGCGCGTAGTGACGGGCTGACGGCGGCGTCGCCGAAGGAGCTGGCGGTCCAGCGCACGCTGGTCGAGGATCTCGGCGGTACGTTCCACCATGTGATCGGGGACGACGTCCCGTCCGCGCTGCTGGAGTTCGCGCGCGGAGTCAACGCCACCCAGATCGTGCTCGGCTCCTCGCGCCGCAAGACCTGGCAGTACGTCTTCGGACCCGGCGTCGGCGCGACCGTCGCCCGTGAGTCCGGGCCCGACCTGGACGTCCACATCGTCACCCACGAAGCGGTCGCCAAGGGCCGGGGGCTCCCCGTCGCCCGGGGCGCCCGCCTCGGCCGGTCCCGCATCATCTGGGGCTGGCTCGTGGGCGTGGCCGGGCCCGTCCTGCTGGCGCTGCTGCTCACGCACGCCGACGCGGACCTCGGCCTCGCCAACGACATGCTGCTGTTCCTGGCGCTGACCGTGGCCGCTGCGCTCCTCGGCGGGCTGCTCCCGGCCCTCGCCTCCGCCGCGGTCGGATCGCTGCTGCTGAACTACTACTTCACCCCGCCGCTCCACCGGTTCACGATCGCCGATCCGAAGAACATCGTCGCCATCGTCGTCTTCGTGGCCGTCGCCGTCTCGGTCGCCTCCGTCGTCGATCTCGCGGCCCGCCGCACCCACCAGGCCGCCCGGCTGCGCGCCGAGTCCGAGATCCTGTCGTTCCTCGCCGGCAGCGTGCTGCGCGGCGAGACGAGCCTGGAGGCGCTGCTGGAGCGGGTCCGCGAGACCTTCGGCATGGAGTCCGTGGCGCTGCTGGAGCGGGAGAGCGACGTCGAGCCGTGGACCTGTGCGGGCAGCGTCGGACCCAGCCCCGCCCGCCGCCCCGAGGACGCCGAGGTCGACATGCCGGTCGGCGACGACATGGCGCTGGCGCTGTCCGGGCGGGTCCTGCCCGCAGAGGACCGGCGGGTCCTCGGCGCCTTCGCCGCGCAGGCCGCGGTCGTCCTGGACCGCCAGCGCCTCGTCGGCGCCGCGGAGGAGGCCCGCAAGCTCGCCGAGGGGAACAAGATCCGTACCGCGCTCCTCGCCGCCGTCAGCCACGATCTGCGCACCCCGCTCGCCGGGATCAAGGCCGCCGTCTCCTCGCTCCGCTCCGACGACGTCCAATGGTCCGAGGACGACCAGGCCGAACTCCTCGAAGGCATCGAGGCGGGCGCCGACCGGCTCGACCACCTCGTCGGCAACCTGCTCGACATGTCCCGCCTGCAGACCGGCACCGTCACCGCGCTCATCCGCGACATCGACCTCGACGAGGTCGTCCCCATGGCGCTCGTCGGCGTCCCCGAGGGAAGTGTCGAACTGGAGATCCCCGAAACACTGCCGATGGTGCGCGTCGACAAGGGGCTGCTGGAACGGGCCGTCGCCAACATCGTCGAGAACGCCGTCAAGTACAGTCCCGACGCGACACCCGTCGTGGTGTCCGCGAGCGCGCTCGGCAACCGCGTCGAGGTACGGGTCGTGGATCGCGGCCGAGGCGTACCGGACGACGCGAAGGAACGAATCTTCGAGCCCTTCCAGCGCTACGGCGACGCCCCGCGCGGCTCCGGCGTCGGGCTCGGCCTCGCCGTGGCCCGCGGCTTCACCGAGGCGATGGACGGCACACTGTCCGCCGAGGACACTCCCGGCGGCGGTCTGACGATGGTCCTCACCCTCCGGGCGGAGTCCGGCACCGCTCCGGTCAGCTCCGAACTCCCCGCCCAGGTCATCGGCTGA
- a CDS encoding response regulator: MTRVLVVDDEPQIVRALVINLKARKYDVDAAPDGATALQLAAARHPDVVVLDLGLPDMDGVEVIKGLRGWTRVPILVLSARHTSDEKVEALDAGADDYVTKPFGMDELLARLRAAVRRAEPAGGDDEIVIVETEDFTVDLAAKKVNRDGRDVRLTPTEWHLLEVLVRNTGRLVSQKQLLQEVWGPSYGTETNYLRVYMAQLRRKLEVDPSHPRHFVTEPGMGYRFER, from the coding sequence ATGACCCGAGTGCTCGTGGTCGACGACGAGCCGCAGATCGTACGCGCCCTCGTGATCAACCTGAAGGCGCGCAAGTACGACGTGGACGCGGCCCCCGACGGGGCGACGGCGCTGCAGCTCGCCGCGGCACGCCATCCCGACGTCGTCGTCCTCGACCTCGGACTGCCGGACATGGACGGCGTCGAGGTGATCAAGGGGCTCCGCGGCTGGACCCGGGTCCCGATCCTGGTCCTCTCCGCCCGGCACACCTCCGACGAGAAGGTCGAGGCGCTCGACGCCGGTGCCGACGACTACGTCACCAAGCCCTTCGGCATGGACGAGCTGCTGGCCAGGCTGCGAGCGGCGGTCCGCCGCGCCGAGCCGGCCGGTGGTGACGACGAGATCGTCATCGTCGAGACCGAGGACTTCACCGTCGACCTCGCCGCGAAGAAGGTCAACCGGGACGGCCGCGACGTCCGGCTCACCCCGACCGAGTGGCACCTGCTGGAGGTCCTGGTCCGCAACACCGGCCGGCTGGTCAGCCAGAAGCAGCTGCTCCAGGAGGTGTGGGGACCCTCGTACGGCACGGAGACCAACTATCTCCGGGTGTACATGGCCCAGCTGCGCCGCAAGCTGGAGGTCGACCCCTCGCACCCGAGACACTTCGTCACCGAGCCGGGCATGGGCTACCGCTTCGAGCGCTGA
- a CDS encoding OB-fold nucleic acid binding domain-containing protein, with product MSVVPRSGNAEKPAGRFRRMLDRLSSSQEELESEELQEDAQASGCTPICDCGDRQIVKVTGTLRTVTLRPRAGVPALEAELFDGSAALDVVWLGRRSIVGIEPGRKMIASGRIAMSHGRRVLFNPKYELRPLGQE from the coding sequence ATGAGTGTTGTACCTCGATCCGGTAACGCGGAGAAGCCGGCCGGCCGCTTCCGCCGGATGCTCGACCGTCTGTCCAGCTCCCAGGAGGAACTCGAGTCCGAGGAGCTTCAGGAGGACGCGCAGGCATCGGGCTGCACCCCCATCTGTGACTGCGGGGACCGGCAGATCGTGAAGGTGACTGGTACCTTGCGCACGGTCACCCTGCGACCGCGGGCCGGCGTCCCGGCCCTGGAGGCGGAGCTGTTCGACGGCTCCGCCGCACTGGACGTGGTGTGGCTGGGCCGGCGCTCCATCGTGGGCATAGAACCGGGCCGCAAGATGATCGCGTCGGGCCGGATCGCCATGAGCCACGGCCGGCGGGTGCTGTTCAATCCCAAATACGAGCTCCGACCGCTCGGACAGGAGTAG
- a CDS encoding DUF3159 domain-containing protein, with translation MTSLDKPTKQEQDHDGHGHQSRAVTEAALFEAFGGIRGTVETVLPGLLFVTIFTINKDLHLSAIAALGLSLLLVAVRLIRRDTVKHAFSGVFGVAFGVVFAMMTGNAKDFYLPGMLYTLGLALAYIITTLAGVPLIGLILGPVFKENLSWRTRNPGRKKAYAKASWAWGLILLAKCAILFPLYWWADTTQLGWVLVTLKIPPFLLAVYLTWVFLAKAPPPIDVFAEMEAQEREEEARKAAAARDGEA, from the coding sequence GTGACGTCCCTCGACAAGCCGACCAAGCAGGAGCAGGACCACGACGGCCACGGCCACCAGTCCAGGGCCGTGACCGAAGCGGCCCTCTTCGAGGCCTTCGGCGGGATCCGGGGCACGGTGGAGACGGTCCTGCCCGGGCTGCTCTTCGTCACGATCTTCACGATCAACAAGGACCTGCACCTCTCGGCGATCGCGGCCCTCGGACTGTCGCTGCTCCTCGTCGCCGTGCGGCTGATCCGCAGGGACACCGTGAAGCACGCGTTCAGCGGGGTCTTCGGGGTGGCCTTCGGCGTCGTCTTCGCGATGATGACCGGCAACGCGAAGGACTTCTATCTGCCGGGCATGCTGTACACGCTGGGCCTGGCCCTCGCGTACATCATCACGACGCTGGCCGGAGTGCCGCTGATCGGCCTGATCCTCGGCCCGGTCTTCAAGGAGAACCTCTCCTGGCGCACCCGCAACCCGGGCCGCAAGAAGGCCTACGCCAAGGCCAGCTGGGCCTGGGGTCTGATCCTGCTCGCCAAGTGCGCGATCCTCTTCCCGCTCTACTGGTGGGCCGACACGACACAGCTCGGCTGGGTGCTGGTCACCCTGAAGATCCCGCCGTTCCTGCTGGCGGTGTATCTGACCTGGGTCTTCCTGGCCAAGGCCCCGCCGCCGATCGACGTCTTCGCCGAGATGGAGGCGCAGGAGCGCGAGGAGGAGGCCCGTAAGGCGGCCGCCGCGCGCGACGGCGAGGCATAG